TTATTTCGTTTTATAAGGTGGAGTATTTACTCATTTTTGCTTACCTTACTTTTTCGTCCCTGTATAGTGGTAGGATTTGGGGGGATTCTCTCTTTGCCATTGATTCTATCTGCATCTTTATTAAGAATTCCCACTTTAATCCATGAACAGAATGTTTATCCTGGGAAAGCAAATCTTCTACTTGCTCACTTTGCCCAGAAGGTTGCCCTGAGTTTTGAGGATTCTAAGCATTATTTTAAAAATAAGAGTAAACTCATTGTTACCGGAAACCCTCTGCGTCCTGACCTGAAGGTCATAGAAAGAGAAGAAGCGCTAAGGAGACTAGGGCTTGAGCCTTCCTTTTTCACATTGCTTATCTTGGGAGGCAGTCAGGGAGCGACCAGTATCAATCGTTATTTTGTAAATTTATGGAAAAATTTTAAGCAGGAGGATTTGGGATTTCAGGTTATTCATATTACCGGTTTAAAAGATTGGCACTGGGTATCAGAAAAATACAGAGAAATAAATATAACCGCAAAACTTTTCTCTTTCTATGAAGAGATGGAAGTTATCTATAGTGCATCCGATTTAGTAATCGGCCGTGCAGGCGCCGCTACCCTCAATGAAATATCCTTTTTTGCCAAACCTGCAATTATCATCCCTTATCCTTATGCAGAACAACATCAATTGCATAATGCCCTCTATTATCTAAAGAAAGGGGGTATCCTTCTCTTAGAAGAAAAGGATTTAGCTCAAGATAAGACCCGGGATTTTATTTATAAAATAATAAAAGATAGAGAGAAACAAGGTTTATTGAGTAGAGAGATAAAGAAAATAAATAATCCCTTTGCCACCAAGTTATTGGCTGATGTGGTAGAGGGGATTTTGTTTTTAAACTAAGGTTATGTTGAAGTTAAATCAATTTAAGAAAATTCACTTCGTAGGGATTGGGGGAATTGGGATGAGTGGTCTGGCAAGGATTTTTAAGGAATTGGGCTACGAAGTGACGGGTTCGGATAAAATAGAAAATTACTGCACGCACAAACTCCAAGAAATGGGGGTTAAGGTATATCTGGGACATCGGGAGAGTAACATAGATAGGGATACGGAAATTGTAGTTTATTCCTCGTCTATAAGTTGGGATAACCCTGAGTTATTAGAAGCGAGAGAGAAGAAAATCCCCATTTTACACCGGGCAGATGTGTTAGCATTTCTTATGCAGTCAAGGATAGGGATTGCCGTAGCGGGTGCCCATGGCAAGACTACAATTACTGCCATGACCGCCCATCTCCTTTCTCAAGCCGATTTTACCCCTACCGTAGTTATCGGAGGTGTGGTCAATCAATACAATACAAATGCCTGGTTAGGTAAAGGTAATTTTATGGTGGCTGAAGCCGATGAGAGTGATGGCTCGTTTATAAAACTTTCTCCATTCTATACCATCATCACTAACATTGATTTTGAGCATCTTGATTATTATAAGAATATAGAAAAAATTGTTTCCGCCTATCAGCGCTTTGTAGAAAAGACAAGGGAGACAGGTTGTGTATTCTTCTGTTACGATGACCCTTACCTTAAGAAAATTATTCCGGGATTACCTCTGCGTTCTGTAAGTTATGGACTTAATCCTCTATCCGATGTATATCCGCAGGATATTGTTCTCAAGGAAAATCAAGCAGAGTTTGAATGTGTTTACTTTGGTAAGAATATGGGTAAATTTAGATTACAGATTCCTGGTAAGCATAATGTTTTAAATGCACAGGTAGCGATTGCCTTAGCCAGAGAATTGAATATAGATTGGGAGAAAATAAGACAGGTTTTATTTACCTATCCGGGAACAATCCGCAGGTTCCAGATAAGAAAATTTGAACCGGTAATGGTTGTTGACGATTATGCTCATCATCCCAGTGAGATAAAGGCGACTTTGGAGGCAGCTTCCACATTTAAAAAGAAGCGCATCATCGCTGTATTTCAGCCACATCGTTATTCCCGTATTTACTATCTTAAAGAAAAATTTGCCGAGGCTTTTACACTTGCCGATAAATTATTAATTACGGAAATCTATTCTGCCGATGAAAAACCCATTACCGGAGTAAATGGTTGTATGCTTTATGAAGAGATAGTGAGGAAAATAGGAAATGTTAAGGAGGTTTTATTTTTAAGAAAAGAAAAAATAATTTCCCATCTGTTGGATATAATTAAGAAAGATGATCTTATTCTTATGTTGGGTGCAGGCGATATTACTAAAGTTACTGATGAATTGGTGATGAGGATTTAAGATAGATGTTAGTTAAAACCGCATTAGATTTGACTAAGGGAATAAAAGATTTAAAAATAGAGGGGAAAATTGTAGAAGGGAAAGAGTTAAAGGACTATTCTACTCTAAGGATAGGCGGACAGGCAGAAGTTTTTGTTGAGCCGTTTTCCTGGAAAGATATAGAAAAAGTAACCATTTTTACCCAGAAGAATAAAATCCCGCTCCTTATTTTGGGTGGAGGGAGTAAAGTTCTTTTTTCTGATGAAATGTTTAAAGGGGTTGTGTTGTATCTCAATAATTCTTTTTTTAAAAAAATAGAATTAGGAGAAGATTTTGTAAAAGTTAGCTGTGGGGTAACCATAAACGAACTTTTGAACTGGATGGTAGAAAATTCCTTAGGAGGATGGGAATTCTTAGCCGGAATTCCTGGAACCTTGGGAGGGACGCTATGTTTAAATAGCGGTGTAAGAGACTGTCTCGGAGGAGAGGGATATATTGAGATAGGTGATTTTGTGAAAGAGGTAACAGTACTGGATAAATCCGGTAATATTTTAAAACTGAATAGAGATAATTTGATTTTTGAATATCGTAAGAGTAACCTCTCTGATTTTATCATCCTGGAAGCAAAATTAATAAAAAAAGAAAGAAAGAGCCGGCAACAAATTAGGGAGAGAATATCTAAATTTATTAATTACCGGAGAGAGACCCAGGAATTAAGATTTCCCAGTGCAGGATGTGTATTTAAGAACCCTTTCTCCAATAGGAGTAGCGGAGAACTTATTGAACTTTCGGGTCTGAAAGGTAAATGTATTGGAGACATAGCGATTTCTGAGAAACATGCTAACTTCTTTATCAATTTAGGTAAAGGCACGGCAGGTGATTTTCTTTCCCTTATGGAGTATGTGCAGAAAAAGGTTAAATTTGACCATGGGATATGGCTTGAGCCAGAGATAAAAATAATAAGAAATTCGTTAATGCTCTAATGGAATGTACAAGTTGGAAGAATTTTAAGATCGGAATCTTTATGGGGGGTCCTTCGGTTGAACATGAGATTTCTTTGAAATCAGGGAAGGCGGTTTATACTGCCTTAAAGGAATTGGGATTAAAGGTTATTCCCGTAATTCTGCCTAAAGACTTTGATACCTTGGCAGATAAGTTAGAGTATTTATTTAGAGAATTACTGGAGGAATCGGGAATAAATTTGGTCTTTAATGCCCTGCATGGGAATTTTGGAGAAGATGGTAAGTTGCAGAAGATTCTGGAAAAATTGGAAATTCCTTACACAGGTTCGGATAGCCAGGCGAGTTATTTAGGGATGGATAAAGTTGCTTCCCGAAAAATTTTTAAAAAATCGGGTATTCCTGTACCTAAATATAAAATCTTGTATAAAAAATCAAATTTTAATGAGATTGATTTCACTTTCCCTTGTGTAATAAAACCAGCAAGAGGAGGTTCAAGTAT
The DNA window shown above is from Candidatus Omnitrophota bacterium and carries:
- a CDS encoding UDP-N-acetylglucosamine--N-acetylmuramyl-(pentapeptide) pyrophosphoryl-undecaprenol N-acetylglucosamine transferase: MIRMLIVAGGSGGHIFPAFALTEEMEKRRDSLKIMLVISGRPAEIKIIEYMKKKIRNLKIYIVPVFPLREGEGVFHWSVFLFRFIRWSIYSFLLTLLFRPCIVVGFGGILSLPLILSASLLRIPTLIHEQNVYPGKANLLLAHFAQKVALSFEDSKHYFKNKSKLIVTGNPLRPDLKVIEREEALRRLGLEPSFFTLLILGGSQGATSINRYFVNLWKNFKQEDLGFQVIHITGLKDWHWVSEKYREINITAKLFSFYEEMEVIYSASDLVIGRAGAATLNEISFFAKPAIIIPYPYAEQHQLHNALYYLKKGGILLLEEKDLAQDKTRDFIYKIIKDREKQGLLSREIKKINNPFATKLLADVVEGILFLN
- the murC gene encoding UDP-N-acetylmuramate--L-alanine ligase; translation: MLKLNQFKKIHFVGIGGIGMSGLARIFKELGYEVTGSDKIENYCTHKLQEMGVKVYLGHRESNIDRDTEIVVYSSSISWDNPELLEAREKKIPILHRADVLAFLMQSRIGIAVAGAHGKTTITAMTAHLLSQADFTPTVVIGGVVNQYNTNAWLGKGNFMVAEADESDGSFIKLSPFYTIITNIDFEHLDYYKNIEKIVSAYQRFVEKTRETGCVFFCYDDPYLKKIIPGLPLRSVSYGLNPLSDVYPQDIVLKENQAEFECVYFGKNMGKFRLQIPGKHNVLNAQVAIALARELNIDWEKIRQVLFTYPGTIRRFQIRKFEPVMVVDDYAHHPSEIKATLEAASTFKKKRIIAVFQPHRYSRIYYLKEKFAEAFTLADKLLITEIYSADEKPITGVNGCMLYEEIVRKIGNVKEVLFLRKEKIISHLLDIIKKDDLILMLGAGDITKVTDELVMRI
- the murB gene encoding UDP-N-acetylmuramate dehydrogenase; this encodes MLVKTALDLTKGIKDLKIEGKIVEGKELKDYSTLRIGGQAEVFVEPFSWKDIEKVTIFTQKNKIPLLILGGGSKVLFSDEMFKGVVLYLNNSFFKKIELGEDFVKVSCGVTINELLNWMVENSLGGWEFLAGIPGTLGGTLCLNSGVRDCLGGEGYIEIGDFVKEVTVLDKSGNILKLNRDNLIFEYRKSNLSDFIILEAKLIKKERKSRQQIRERISKFINYRRETQELRFPSAGCVFKNPFSNRSSGELIELSGLKGKCIGDIAISEKHANFFINLGKGTAGDFLSLMEYVQKKVKFDHGIWLEPEIKIIRNSLML